The segment TCAGTGAATTTGTTGACGGCCATGTACCAGGTGACCAAACCTTGGTCGTATTTAGCGTTGTGCTCTTGGATTTTCTGCAAGTTGGTCTTGAAGGCTTGGTAGCGCACTTGGTGCTCAGCCTCAGAAGCGTAGACCTTCTCGAATTTGGTCTAGGAATAAcgcaatattaaaattttgtcataaCAAAGGAATTCATAATTTATGCTCAACTCACCTTGTAGTTGGTCCATTCTTCTTCACTGGCACTGGCGACCAACACCAGGCACGAGATGAGGAATACTTTAACGAACATGTTTTctgaaacaataattttccaataatgaaGGTAAACCGCCAAAGGGAaaccaataaatttcaaatgagaATATGAGGTTTCCTACGCTGAGTGAGGATAGAACATGGACCATATTCAAATTCTCAACATACCTTAAAATACCCAAGTGGGTTTTTTCTactaaatttggaaataattggaaaatggACCCAATAGGTCCAAAGTAAGCTCAGATTGCAGGGGCCATCCCTCAGAACTCTCGCACAATATCCCTTGAACCCAcatgattaaaaaatgttttgttgagGTTTGAAAATGTCCCAATTAAATCTTTCGCTACAGCGGTGTAttgattaaaatatgttaaataccAAGGTCgtgaaatgcaaaattataaCCCAGACGTCAGAATAAAATCACTGGGGACGCAGTTCCGAGGGATCTGAGACCCGAGGGTCTTGAACATTTCACAACCAGGCTAGATGTCCGGtttttaaattagataaaattacagttaattcacctaaattgaaaataaattaaaacagacacacaaaaatatagcacAACTTGATTCATAACAAGATGTTTTAAAATCAAGGCGAGAAAGTGTAGTTCACAATCATTCAATACACtcaataataatgttttttagcGCTAGTAGTGAGAAAACAAACATAATGTTTGCGtaatattctttaaattatgttttttttcttctgaacTTACTCAGTTAATGCGGGGATTGCGCCGGAACGACTGCCAATagtgattgaaattttcaaatttatagggTTAAACTATATCTTATCAAAATCTTACTTCCCTCTTAAGCGTTAGTACATATTTTTATCTCAAGTGGTTTTAATTACCTATCAATATAATGATTGTTCTCGTTTAGACCTTTGACTGCCCTCAGTATAGAAAAGGTTTTTTACATTGTTTATGTCATGTATACAGGGAGTTCATTAAACATAcgacaaaaattcaaagagTTATTCTGTGAATTAGTCTAAGAATATCTTgttatttaatcatttttgaaaagccTCTGTATCCCGAAAATAAGGGATGAGGAAAATTTTCGACGACATTTCATTGCTAAATATTGCATGTGAAAGTTCTTATTCTGCACgaactgttgaaaattttgaggtgattgaaaattattgtttcaaGGCAGTCTCAAAAGAGAACATCCGGCACTTCACACATCCTCCTTATCGATAGTGATAAGGATTGAAATCGATTCCTGATGGACAATGATGTCCTTCAAGTATGGTTGAAGATACGTATGTTAGCTATCTAGCACTGTTGTTCGAATTTCTTAGAGGTGAGGTCTAAGAATATGTGCACTTCCATGTACCACATGGCCCTAGTGGTCCAATTTGTTGTCTGAGCTGCGAGAAGAAGGTTTTGCTTTCACTATGGAACTAGTTGCTAAATGAAACCCCTTCCGCCACcggtttataaatattaagaaaagtgttaatttatttgtcaaaaatagaaaattttcgtcGTTTTCTGaacgtttttaatttgttgcatGCCAATAGTGCCCGACACTAATTGATATTCCCACTCCAAATTACCacttttataatattaaactatatctaataaaaattagtttttcttcTGCATTAATTCCTTCTGACGTATCTGTAGTGATGTCCTCAAAAAACACTTCACTGTAGTGATTGTTTTCATTTAGGCCTTTGTTTGAACATGTGATAACGTTCAAGTACTACCtatatgtatttaaaaaattaaatattgctaaattttgttctaattcTGCTACTCAGTTGCTCAATAATCCTATAAATCATATCTGATGAATATCTGTGTCAACGCTCAAGGAGTGTAGAAGGAACGTTTAGTAGCTTTCGATGAGTTTCAAAAAGACTTGAATGAagttatttttcgataatgatctaaaaggatttttgttgagttgagatttttttatgtttggtatatattgtttttttctccGATAAGCTCGACCATGAAGCCATTTAACAACATATGTTAGTCGACGCTGGCACGCTGTAAAAAGGAATTTAGCCTGAGTGATACTAAAGGCTCAGATATCATCCAGATTCCTTCTATAGCTCCCTATCGAGATGCAGTACCTACGTACCGCTTCAATTCATCTGAAGCGTTTCTTGTGAATCATACCATAGCCATTCAACGtttgattttcaatattacaCTCATGTATCACACTGTCTCTTCCTTTTCggctttttgaaaatttctccaatGTAATCTGAAATTCTCTTGATTTTGAATCGCCTCGCGTCTTGACAAATTCCTAGTTTTATTCAaggaatatatttattttaaggttatctaataaatattattttcttttttttttgttattttcagcCATAATTTTATCTATAAGTACTCTTACAAATGTGTGTCCAAacatttaatcatttttgttgtctattattttttccttaactTTTTACTATCACGATAACAAAACAAGTacttataaaattatgtttgtaAATGATAAACttattgcaaaatatatatgtagttgaaaattgatatcaattttaaattgagtGTTAGTGCCATTTTCTAGTACTACTTTCGGCTGAGTGGCACACTCAATACAACCCCTATTACCCACTTTACCAAATCTAGGCCTTCCTTAGAAGAAGATCTAGATTTGGAAGGGTTTCCAGAAAAATCCGAGTTCCTCTAAATGAAGCGCTTACTTAACATCTGGGGAATTAATTACCAGAAATCACAATGAATGAAGAACACTATATATTTAGGCAGTTGAAAGAGACCGTAAAATCGGTTCAGAAAGGGAAATCAAATAGAATGACgaagtcattaaaaataataaagagtATTTGGGAATGAACTGGATAACCAAAACACAAATAAGTAGATGTCTTCTTGACACGCGATTCTATGATGAAGATTCTGCCTGATTTTTGATCGAAAAGtatcttaaaaattctttaaaagttACTCTTCAAATTTCGCTGTAAGATTCTTCAGGACACACGCCAAAATCTCCCTTAAAATGACACATAGGAtggaaaaaacagaaaaagggAAGCAAtgtgaagaaaaataatttttatccaGGGGGTTGTAAATTAGTAGGCCAATTTGCTAACCGTAGATTCTTTAAgtgaaaactattaaattttccttacaACACTTGTTTCTTTGACGCTTTATATTCCCTTTACAAAGTgttaaagttgttaaaaaataattaattttgttaataactgcgaagtttcatgaaatattttaataaaattttgcagtgaaaTACAATTCGATGGGGTGAATTTTTGCTATAATATaggttaaaaacttttaaccCAAATTGTGGAAATGGAGGGTCATAAACACGTTTCCGCCCACCTTTTTTTACGCAGTCCAATGGTGAACATGTTCgattttttcaactaaatgttcttttatcttatttctttattcttgtaaaattttaacttaccgcttactttagaaaatatttcagagtATTGACTCTCAATATATGgtacccattttttttttcgggagCGTATCTTTAAAAACACCATGTATTGTCACATGTTTATCTTAAATATCATATTATGAGCAAAGCAAATCTTTTCCTTAATATTCCTTCTAggtcttattaaattttatccaAATTCAGTAATTTCAGTAAACGCGcaacaattttggaaaatttaaaataaataataataatacaactAAATAGACTGAATGAATCTAAATGAATTGTtcaatatgtttaaaaaattgttctctCTTGAATGAATGTCCGAATTCTTTTTATTACAGAAACACGAATTTGTGgaaatttgtgattttaacTTAAAGAGTATGGCACCTTCTAAGATTTCTTTTCCATAATATTGTTCATTCAATATCGGTACCACATAAACGAAATCTTTGATAAATccccaaaaacaaaaatctaatGGATTGAGGTCGGGCGGACAAGCTAGCCACTAAGTAGGTGCCCGTCACCGGTGAATCCAGCGATTATTAAAGACCACGTTTAGATGGTTCCTAATATTTCAACTGTAATGTGGTGGAGCACAATCTAGCTGAAACCACATATTTTGATGTACATTTAAAGGCAAATCATTAAGTAAATCTgcgaagtaattaaaaaaataataaaaattgttcagcATTTAACCGTACAGACATAAAAACCGGgcccaagaaaaaaatttcaagtattCTTGCCCCaacacttaaataaaaatttacttgatGATGTCTCTCTATTGTAGTTTTTGGAATATCTTCTGTCCATATGTGGGTGTTGTGCATATTTGTAAATCCATTGCACCTAAATGCGGCACCAtacagaaataaaataaatctaagaAATCTGATATCATGGTAATTCTACAGGCAAAGCCAATTACAAAAAGTAACTCATGTTAAAAAGTCAAATAGTAGTACCACAAGATTTTTGAACATGATACGgctataataaattttgtcctAATACTCTGTGGACATGACTAAAGTTAACAAGTGCACCTTCATTAATCCTATTTATTTCTGTAGCGATTAATCTAATCCTTGTACGCGGATTTGCTTCCGCtatttacatatatataaGTTATATATATAAGAAAATGTTCTTGTTTTAGTCGTACCTTGCGAAGTTGTTGCTCAAATTTTCCCTATTCTCTCAAACGATTAACTAAATCGgagaagaattttatttttggatggTGCCGATTAGGAAATCTATCTTCGAAACATCTAAACGCTAAGCTAACATTTGaactctatttttttataaaccgtaaaaatcatttatctCGATATTTAAAATCACTACTATTGTTAACTTTCGAATGCCACGTCGAATTGTACATCATGgcgaaatttcattaaaatgtgtaaaaaaatacccaaaatgataacaaaattaatttttttaacaacttcaacACTGTATAATGAGTAATACACACCAAAGAAAAAAGCCGCATAAGGAAAATCTAATCATTTTCGCTCAAGAAATCTGTGGTTAGCAAATTGACCTACGAATTTGCAACATTCTGTATAAGGACTTGGTAACGTTTATTCAAAAACCACACTCAAATGAGTTATCCAAAAATGGCTCTGCAGATTTGTAACATTCTGATCATCGCATGTGAAAGTTCATActcaaagaagaagaaaatccCATGATATCCCAAGGCATCTCACGCACTTTTATAGAATGCCTTCTTCATCTCCGATgaagaatattcaaaaacttttCTGTGTAAATCAATTACCAAAATTATTCACAAACTGAAATGGAATGCAAATCAGGACTAAATAGGAATAaactaaagaaatattttcatagaaGTTCAAGATTTGATCAAGATCACTTTCCTTCAGAACTTTTTGAATCTTTCTAGATTTATGAGAACCTTAAAACCACATATTAACATTCATCCTCAAAATAGAAGAGGGTGTAGAAcagaaataaattagaaagCGAATTAAAGAACATTGAagatagtaatttttttagaagcaCCTTCAAAGgctctttaaaaaatgctttccAAAACGCGCACGATGTCTTGATGTGTAATCAAGAAGCACTTTAAAAGGTCTGGAAAAATGACTCTACAATTATATAACACAAAGATTCTGTAGTTTGATTgcaaaaactcatttttttgaTTGAAGATAGAAGATAGCACTAGACGAGGCTTAGTATTATCTATGGATAGCATTTCTATAAGCCTtatccaaaatttttaatgtaaatgaCACGTTAATTCAAGACCTGATGCTGAACATAATGCTGAAATAAATAGTCGTTTTTACatataaacaacaattttgaACTTTCCAGAATAAAATTACGCATCGCAGATAGgagtaattgaattttatggtCTGGAGTATAGAAGATAAGTGTCTAGTGAGAGTACCATTTTCATGTGCTGATAATagcaaatctaaaaatatagcTAAAATTGTGCATTATTAGTAGGTATTGCAAGTTTTTTGAACTTCGCAATGCCTACTATCATCGTTAAATACAGTCTtagcaatttatttaatgtagtTATGTTTATTCAGTTTAGTGCTCAGTGTCTTTAATGTCTTCTATTATCTATTTGTGAAACCATAATCATCACCACTCagtttttgtaaaacaaattattcctTAACACTGGAGAGGAGAGTCATATACGAATAGGTGGCTTTCAGAATCTGAAAAACCGCatggttaaattttcaaagtggaCTTTTTTTGGATCAGCATTTACCGCAATATAGGTCGACAAACTCATGACACCAAACGGCCCTATGTTGATCCTTAGAGGCCTCCTTGTTCTGAGTATAAACAGCGTCATCATGCGTTTCACCTTCATCGAAAGGTCGTACCATTTGCATCtccaaaaaaacaaacttagGTTTTCACTCTAGAAATATCTTGTTTTGTTCCATAAAATACCAATCAATTGCTTGTGAGTTACCAAAATCCAAATCTCGTTGGAATAGTAGTAAAGTACAAAGATGCGTTGATTCAGATAtagcaaataaagtaaaacaaaGCCGTAAAATTGAAAGGATGGGGGGTTCTGCAAGTTTTcgcattattatttgaaaaaaaatcagatttttcGGTACCCATAAAAGCTGAGCTATAACTGTGGCGAAAAGCACCGAACTTTGAGCGAAATCCAATACCATAAACACGCTTATACATGCGTTTAAGTTGTCTACATagctaaaattttcttatctaagaatgtttttttttaagttagaacGGATAGGTACTCAATAATATTCCTGTAAGCAGCAATGCAAGCCTGGAAGGTCATCTCTCCAACTACCAAAGAATCCTGGATATTATGCAGCGCTTGGATCCGTCCCATGTACGCTTCAAAATTGCCtaaaatgtgatttaaaaTCTGCAACTGTGAAACGGGATAGATAATCAGAAGAAGAGTGAGTACGTCTACAGAGCTCACTATTGAAGTCATCACCAAGGTGTTTATGCAGTTCCAGGCATAAGCTAACTATAAAAGGAGTCAGGATTTGATCTAAAgtagatttgtttttaatataccCAGTAGTATGTTTGATCATCAAAAGGAACCCAAATGGACATGGGAAAGCTTCTCAATTCCGTTATGGTATCATTTCCATTGAGAACTTGATTACTGTCCATGACAAATGGCCTTAAAAGGTAAAAAAGAGTCAGCGAATAAGTCATCGTTAGGTAAAAGAGGGAGTTGAATGTTGCTTTATTCTTGTACGAGAAGTATAGTTTTAATacctaaaacaaaatattgctgtattaattaaaatttagagcCAAAAGACTGCCTCTGAGTCCCATCAGAAACCTGAACTGACCGGACCTAAGCTAAGTATTCTTATGACCAGTATACCTTCTTATCATCAGTACACATTAAATCTTGCTCACTATCGACAATAAACCTCAAGATCTTCAAAAAAGCTGGATGCACTCTCATTGCAAATTGCCGTCCGATAGCCGTCGCACAGAGAATGGTCGTTGTAGAATTCTTGAATACCTCGGACATCCTCACAGGGTTCTCCAGTAAAAGATACCCCAAAGCCACAAACATACTAATGGTAATGTAGATGTAGTAGACAACAACAATCTTCGAATACAACTCGTATACAGATTGATGTAATTTATTACCGGAAAAGAGCAGTTCGCTGGGGAACATGCCGATATGAGAGGTGAATATTGCGGACCAGCGAAGGAATTCTGAGGGTGGGTATATCTGAGAATTTGGCTAATTGATGATTAGATCTTTTTGGAGCACTAAAGAATTCTTACAGAATTAACATTGCGAGGTTTTAAAGTTTCACCTTTGGTGGGGAGGGTCACAGGCATGTTATGAAGAGCAACTTTACGCCGCTCGTGCAAAAGTGAAGAGGCTCGCTCTATATCTATTTATGTCGATTTGTGGGTattatttcataaacgatGAAAACACGAAGATAATTTGATTGTTCGAGACCTAGACATTTTCTCAGAAAAGTCGTTGAAAACCATAGGCGTATCACTATAAACTCTTTATTACAATTTATGGCAAAGGAATACTATACAAATAACAAGTGTTCAGATATTACATCTAGTCATGGTAGAAATCCTTAGAGGCTCATCAACCCAGGAACGCATGATATTTTTCTATGCGTACGGCAATGTGTTGTTAGCAATCATTAACAATTTAACCCTAACgtgggaaaaaaataataattgctcGTAATGAGTACAATTAGCCTTTCTGGATTAATAGTCTAATTATTAGCTCTAGaaagtatttaaataacaGCTTTATAATTCCCTCTAAAGttgagatattttttgctAATATGATAGAACCCCTATAAAGCATTGTAAAGAGAGAATATTACGATTAGGCCTGAATGACGGCCTAGCCTTATGAGAAATCTCCCTCGCAAATTTTTTCCcataattcataattttaccAAGGGGGCGAACACACGAATTCTACTTTCATTGAGTATAGAtcgtaaacattttatttgtatCGAGATTCTGAAACATCACCAGATTCGAGAAGTATTTTTTTGGTTATCTTAAATTCAACACCATGAGTGATCCTGAAATAAATCTCAACGAAcatgaacaaattttaatgtagtAATAGCTACTTAAGTAGTTGTTTTGTTGATCAATGTAATACCTACttaacacatttattttgaaaataaatttacctaatcaaatttttaatttatcgagTCAAAAATTGTCAAGTAATAATCGGTATTATCATCAcctaataaaatcaaataaaattaaatcaaatgaataaaagttggtcatatgaaaaaataagtcTGTGAAAAATATGGTCTCTATTATGATTTACAGATCGACTGCAActtattatttgaataaaaagtaattaatgaTCAGTACATCTCTCTCAAGCCATATATTTCtaacttattaattttgagttcatGATTAATGGTGTCAAAAGCTTTTGACAAATAAAACCAAAGTTCCCAGGCTCTGTCATTATGATCAATATTTCCGTCTATCAATATAAGCATGTAGAATAACGCCTTTGTCAAATTACCataatcaccctgtatatgcctTAGTAAGTGCATTTATTGCCATATTCCATAAATAACAAAGAGCGTTCTCAATTATATCGGTTAATATTTAATGCGCAACAAATCCGTTTTTCTCTAAGggattacaattttatttcataatagAGGCAATTTGCGCGTTTTTAGGTACCCacaaggaaaatattaaaattttaatacaatatCATCATTTTAATATCGATAATTTAccacaaattaatattattttgcaataactAAAAAGAAAGTTGATTAAGTGTCTCATGAAGGAGCCCCTCTAATGGAGCGAAAAAAGACATAATGAGGAAAACCTATAGAAAATCACCAAgctattgaaaagtcaaagtACATAAGGACCAAGTGTAGAGACTATTAAGAGTGAAATACTTTCCTATACAAATGAAATTGGTGGCGTAGAGCATGGACTTTCAGGCCGCGACAAGTAGCATAAGGCTATGAAAAACATCTGGTCACTAACCAATTTATCTACTAAATATCGTGAGTCAATTCTTTCAAATTCTCGTAATAAATAGCAGATGAGAGGAAAGTGAACAAAAACTACTGTTTCATGAATCAAGAGCGATTTACGAGGGGCAAATCGAAGGCAAGTTGTTACTAATGCGATTGAGGAAATTAGGGGAAAAGCAATAAAGAAACAGGATATTTGTGTTATGTGACTTCTGGATATTGAAAATCTTTCAATACAGCCAGCTGGGAATAACCATTAAAATAGTCGCTAAGAGTGAAATAAGCGAATACCTAGTTAAAATGGTAgaatgaaatttattgaatgttATTTCTAAGTacatatattgaaaaattgctatACACCTGCTGaggattttttcatataaaattgatcTGTTCTTTGAATACTTTAGATTGAAAGTACAAGTATGTGACCTCTCCTTTGTCGTTTCACCTTTATTCCTTTATACAATGAACATTTTCTCCACTTCACAGATTACATTgtaaataccatttttttaaattctctaaaaaattaacagaaaaCTATTTCTCAACTTTCTTtaatacataaattactgttttcttaatttaaaaaaatggtcaCCCACAAAAATGTGGGAAGTCGGCACAATCTAATGTTGGAGACTtctaaaagttaataaaacaactttttttcaacaactctttattattatcagTATCATAATATACTTAGGCCTGGTTCTGTCCCTTTAGTTCAAACTCCGTCTTAAGTGAAACTCAAAATTCTAACAACTAATAAATCCGATAAGAATTTTGTCTttgttttcctaatttctgttttttctacCTAATAATAgcttttttaacttaaaaaatttgttttcatagCAGCTAGATTGAAATAAGGTGCTGATTTTACAAATATGTTCGTTTTTTCTCACTTTTGTTGTATACAAAATTagaacaaatttattagacacaaatttgtatttacaaacataaataaatcattaaaaaggtcaatttccaGTAAagataaattagaaataattacttataaaattattgaatgggaatttaagtcCCTCTGCATTTATGGAATGTTACCATACGCCTATCTAGTAGGTATGTCCTATTACTAGAATTTGCAGTTCAGTAAACATGCagcaaaaagcaaaattttactTACATTTTCCCTGCTAATACAAATccttaaacattaaaaaacctGTACCTTAAACGACcataaaaactcaaatatttatcTATTGACCATTTATCATTTATCATCATGTAAATGAGACAAAGACGAACTTTTTTAATCACAAGGTTTTCAGTTGAAAAAAGAATCAGAAACTGACCATTAAAGcgcaaacataaaaataaaattattttttgttagcaCTTTTAGCAATAGAATATATAGCAAATCGCGCCCTTAAACTTCAGATTGGATTTCAACCCTAGCTGTAATATCTGGCCTT is part of the Euwallacea fornicatus isolate EFF26 chromosome 8, ASM4011564v1, whole genome shotgun sequence genome and harbors:
- the LOC136340511 gene encoding odorant receptor 10-like; this encodes MPVTLPTKGETLKPRNVNSIYPPSEFLRWSAIFTSHIGMFPSELLFSGNKLHQSVYELYSKIVVVYYIYITISMFVALGYLLLENPVRMSEVFKNSTTTILCATAIGRQFAMRVHPAFLKILRFIVDSEQDLMCTDDKKVLKLYFSYKNKATFNSLFYLTMTYSLTLFYLLRPFVMDSNQVLNGNDTITELRSFPMSIWVPFDDQTYYWLAYAWNCINTLVMTSIVSSVDVLTLLLIIYPVSQLQILNHILGNFEAYMGRIQALHNIQDSLVVGEMTFQACIAAYRNIIDYVDNLNACISVFMVLDFAQSSVLFATVIAQLLWNPPSFQFYGFVLLYLLYLNQRIFVLYYYSNEIWILSENLSLFFWRCKWYDLSMKVKRMMTLFILRTRRPLRINIGPFGVMSLSTYIAILKATYSYMTLLSSVKE